A stretch of Triticum aestivum cultivar Chinese Spring chromosome 1D, IWGSC CS RefSeq v2.1, whole genome shotgun sequence DNA encodes these proteins:
- the LOC123181121 gene encoding endoribonuclease Dicer homolog 3b isoform X3 gives MAMAMADDDGPIPPPPPPPPPRRPHRQLQPRRYQVEVFEAALQGNTIAVLDTGSGKTMVAVLLARHHVGRVRAGEVPRRIVVFLAPTVHLVHQQFEVIREYTDLDAAECYGASGVGDWSTDRWNKEVGSKEIAVMTPQILLDALRHAFVTMSAVSLLIFDECHRACGNHPYTRIMKEFYLGSQWRPAVFGMTASPVATKGTCTVQDCEAHIGQLELTLDAKVYIIKDRSELESFSPPATIVNKYYDAYSIDFEDLKSKLQILYEEVVKIYNESIKTLGDSEDCLFSKASFSLHVAYFKEALDLVEEVLPHGYGELMKSESGSAELIKSGYISSKVDALINIFKSFGSSNEVLCLIFVERIMTAKAVERFMRGIVNFSSFSISYLTGGSTSKDSLSPAVQRYTLDLFRSGKVNLLFTTDVTEEGIDVPNCSCVIRFDLPRTVCSYVQSRGRARRSSSNYVLMIERGNMDQQEHIFRIIQTEYYIKHFALYRHRNPNVSSSEWPMQDKYAYHVDSTGATITADCCVDLIRKYCEKLPKDRYYIPKPSFAVAIEDGSYQCTLTLPPNAAFQRIVGPLCSTSNLAKQLVSLDACKKLHQLGELNDHLLPFTEEPIDIDVALRDGKFLSGPGTTKRKELHGTRNVLALSGSWIHESESVTLNAYRFDFLCDQEGENYAGFVLLMESALDDDVACSKMDLFLIPNKMVYTTVTPCGKVQLDKKQLRDGKLFQEFFFNGIFGRLFHGSRTSGVQREFLFRKGHEIQWSSQSMYLLLPLRHSPHIQQDLNIYWEAVESCTQAVEQLRNLYLEDENIRANFIQHRSIKEKDIIHLANKSLHFSSIKDSVVLSLHTGRIYSVLDLIYGTTAEDSFEEMYNGKASPFSSFVDYYREKYGIVIQHPKQPLLLLKQSHNAHNLLFSKSKYIDGSTGDPLLMEKEQIHARVPPELLIHIDVTIEVLKSFYLLPSVMHRLQSLMLASQLRRDIGYTQHIPSYLILEAITTLRCCETFSLERLELLGDSVLKYVIGCDLFLRYPMKHEGHLSDMRSNAVCNATLHKHGIWRSLQGYVRDSAFDPRRWVAPGQISLRPFPCNCRIETAFVPSNGRYISDDPSFVVGKPCDRAHRWMCSKAISDCVEALVGAYYVGGGIVGALWVMKWFGIEIKCDRKLVQEVKLNASYICYLPKISVIEELEAKLKYNFSVKGLLLEAITHPSLQELGADYCYQRLEFLGDSVLDLLITRYLYVTHTDVDPGELTDLRSALVSNENFAEVVLRNNIHSHLQHGSGILLEQITEYVRSNLECQGKVNKFLQHATCKVPKVLGDIMESIAGAIFVDTDFNVDVVWKIVEPLLSPMITPDNLVLPPYRELLELCSHLGYFINSKCSSKGEEVIIEMSVQLRDELLIAQGQDRNKKSAKSKAAARILADLKKRGLSMKQCSSKAKQLDIISSDQQYPLASLESPLDYCHVDANPSLGGLPSLKEAVVLRLKLDKGGPRSALFKLCKRLQWPMPEFEFVEQRFRTPIVLDGVTTTNFNSFVSTITLHIPDVTAITLQGERRTDKKSSQDSASLIMLHKLQELKVCICKT, from the exons atggccatggccatggccgacGACGACGGCCCCAtccccccgcctccgccgccgccgccgcctcgccgcccccacAGGCAGCTCCAGCCGAGGAG GTACCAGGTGGAGGTGTTCGAGGCGGCGCTGCAGGGGAACACCATCGCGGTGCTCGACACCGGCTCCGGAAAGACCATGGTCGCCGTCCTGCTCGCGCGCCACCACGTGGGCCGCGTGCGCGCCGGGGAGGTGCCCCGCCGgatcgtcgtcttcctcgcgcccaCCGTGCACCTCGTCCACCAG CAATTCGAGGTGATTCGGGAGTACACGGACCTCGACGCCGCTGAGTGCTACGGAGCTTCGGGGGTCGGCGACTGGAGTACCGACCGCTGGAACAAGGAAGTTGGGAGCAAGGAG ATTGCTGTTATGACGCCCCAGATATTGTTGGATGCCCTGAGGCATGCCTTTGTAACAATGAGTGCAGTGAGCCTGCTAATATTTGATGAATGCCATCGTGCCTGTGGAAACCACCCATATACACGAATAATGAAG GAATTTTACCTTGGCTCTCAGTGGAGGCCAGCTGTATTTGGAATGACAGCATCTCCTGTTGCTACTAAAG GCACTTGCACGGTACAAGATTGTGAAGCACACATTGGTCAACTTGAACTTACATTGGATGCGAAG GTATATATCATAAAAGATCGTAGTGAACTTGAGAGCTTTTCCCCTCCTGCAACAATTGTGAACAAATACTATGATGCTTACTCGATTGATTTCGAAGATCTGAAATCGAAGCTCCAGATATTGTATGAAGAG GTAGTGAAGATATATAATGAAAGCATTAAGACACTGGGTGATTCTGAAGATTGCCTCTTCTCGAAAGCTAGCTTCAGCCTGCATGTAGCTTATTTTAAAGAAGCTTTAGATTTAGTTGAGGAAGTATTGCCACATG GTTATGGTGAACTAATGAAATCAGAATCTGGTTCTGCGGAATTAATTAAAAGCGGGTATATTTCTTCAAAAGTGGATGCTCTAATCAACATTTTTAAATCATTTGG GTCATCAAACGAAGTGCTTTGCCTaatttttgtagaaagaattatgACAGCTAAAGCTGTTGAGAGGTTCATGAGAGGAATTGTTAATTTCTCTAGTTTTTCAATTTCTTACTTGACTGGAGGGAGTACATCAAAAGATTCTCTGAGCCCAGCAGTGCAGAGATATACTTTGGACTTGTTCCGATCTGGAAAG GTGAACTTGCTTTTCACCACAGATGTAACTGAAGAGGGTATTGATGTACCTAACTGTTCTTGTGTCATACGCTTCGACCTGCCCAGAACTGTTTGTAGCTACGTTCAATCTCGTGGTCGTGCCAGAAGGAGCAGCTCAAATTATGTTCTTATGATTGAGAG GGGAAACATGGATCAGCAGGAACACATATTCCGCATAATACAGACTGAGTACTATATTAAACACTTCGCTCTGTATAGGCACAGAAACCCCAATGTTTCATCCTCTGAGTGGCCTATGCAAGATAAGTATGCATACCATGTTGATTCAACAGGAGCAACTATAACTGCAGACTGCTGTGTTGATCTGATCCGTAAATATTGTGAGAAACTTCCTAAAGATAG GTATTACATTCCAAAGCCTTCCTTTGCGGTGGCTATCGAAGATGGATCATACCAATGCACCTTGACTTTGCCTCCAAATGCGGCGTTTCAAAGGATAGTTGGCCCTTTATGCAGTACAAGTAATTTAGCCAAGCAGCTTGTATCCCTAGATGCGTGCAAGAAATTGCATCAGCTAGGAGAACTCAATGATCATCTTCTACCCTTCACCGAAGAACCTATTGATATTGATGTTGCTTTAAGAGATGGGAAATTCCTTTCTGGACCAG GAACGACTAAAAGAAAGGAGCTCCATGGAACAAGAAATGTTCTTGCCCTGTCAGGATCGTGGATTCATGAAAGTGAAAGTGTCACATTGAATGCTTATAGATTCGATTTTCTTTGTGACCAAGAGGGTGAAAACTATGCTGGGTTTGTTCTCTTAATGGAATCAGCACTTGATGATGATGTAGCTTGTTCAAAAATGGATCTATTCCTGATCCCTAATAAAATGGTCTACACCACCGTAACTCCGTGTGGAAAAGTTCAACTGGACAAAAAACAG CTACGTGACGGGAAGTTGTTCCAAGAATTCTTTTTCAATGGAATATTTGGTAGATTATTTCATGGATCTCGAACAAGTGGAGTGCAAAGGGAATTTCTTTTCAGAAAAGGTCATGAAATACAATGGAGCTCACAGAGCATGTACTTACTTTTACCTTTGAGGCATTCACCACACATCCAGCAAGATTTAAACATATACTGGGAGGCAGTTGAATCCTGCACCCAGGCGGTGGAGCAGTTGAGAAATTTGTATCTGGAAGATGAAAATATCCGTGCAAATTTTATTCAACATAGAAGTATCAAGGAGAAAGACATTATTCATCTGGCCAACAAATCTCttcatttttctagcatcaaagaTTCAGTTGTGCTATCGCTTCATACTGGAAGGATATACTCTGTTCTTGACTTGATCTATGGCACAACTGCTGAAGACTCGTTTGAAGAGATGTATAATGGAAAAGCTTCACCGTTTTCTTCATTCGTGGACTACTACCGTGAAAA GTATGGTATTGTTATTCAACATCCAAAACAACCGTTGTTGCTGTTAAAGCAAAGCCACAATGCACACAATCTTCTTTTTTCAAAATCGAAGTACATAG ATGGTTCTACGGGCGATCCTTTGCTCATGGAAAAAGAGCAAATACACGCCCGGGTCCCACCTGAATTGTTAATCCACATTGATGTGACAATTGAAGTTCTCAAATCTTTTTATTTATTGCCTTCTGTAATGCATCGACTTCAGTCTCTCATGCTAGCCAGCCAGCTCCGCAGAGATATTGGTTACACTCAACATATACCAAGTTACCTG ATTTTGGAAGCTATCACAACTTTAAGGTGCTGCGAAACATTTTCCCTGGAGCGTTTAGAACTATTGGGAGACTCAGTACTAAAATATGTGATAGGATGTGACCTGTTTTTAAGGTATCCTATGAAACATGAAGGTCATCTTTCTGATATGAGATCAAATGCTGTCTGCAATGCTACACTTCATAAGCACGGAATCTGGCGATCCTTGCAG GGTTACGTGCGGGATAGTGCATTTGACCCACGGCGTTGGGTTGCTCCTGGGCAGATATCTTTGCGCCCTTTTCCTTGTAACTGCAGAATTGAGACTGCATTTGTTCCAAGTAATGGAAGGTATATCAGCGACGACCCATCTTTTGTCGTTGGAAAACCATGTGATAGAGCTCACAGATGGATGTGCTCGAAAGCAATATCTGATTGTGTTGAAGCCCTAGTTGGAGCATATTATGTCGGTGGTGGCATAGTTGGTGCACTTTGGGTTATGAAGTGGTTCGGTATTGAAATAAAATGTGATAGGAAGTTGGTACAGGAAGTAAAGCTCAATGCGTCTTATATATGCTACTTACCTAAAATAAGTGTTATTGAGGAGTTGGAAGCAAAACTGAAGTACAACTTCTCAGTCAAGGGCCTTCTACTGGAAGCCATAACTCATCCATCTCTGCAGGAATTAGGGGCTGACTACTGTTACCAG CGTTTGGAATTTCTGGGTGATTCTGTGCTGGATCTACTAATTACACGCTATCTGTATGTTACCCATACTGATGTTGATCCTGGAGAATTGACAGACCTACGTTCCGCTTTGGTTAGCAATGAGAATTTTGCAGAAGTAGTTTTAAGAAATAACATTCACAGTCATCTACAGCATGGGTCTGGAATACTTTTGGAGCAAATCACAGAATATGTTAGATCCAATTTGGAGTGCCAAGGGAAGGTTAATAAATTCCTTCAACATGCTACATGTAAAGTACCTAAG GTGCTTGGAGACATTATGGAAAGCATTGCCGGTGCAATATTTGTAGACACAGATTTTAATGTTGATGTGGTTTGGAAGATTGTTGAACCGTTGCTTTCCCCAATGATAACCCCTGATAATCTTGTATTGCCACCTTATCGGGAGTTGTTAGAGCTGTGTAGTCACCTTGGTTATTTCATAAATTCAAAATGCAGTAGTAAAGGAGAAGAAGTAATTATAGAGATGTCAGTGCAATTACGAGATGAACTGCTGATAGCGCAAGGACAAGACAGAAATAAGAAGAGTGCAAAGTCAAAAGCAGCAGCTCGTATATTGGCAGATCTGAAG AAAAGAGGCCTTTCAATGAAACAATGTTCTTCTAAAGCTAAGCAGTTGGATATTATATCTTCGGACCAGCAGTATCCTTTGGCAAGT TTGGAATCACCACTTGATTATTGTCACGTGGATGCCAATCCTAGCCTAGGAGGCCTTCCCTCACTGAAAGAAGCAG TTGTTCTTCGGCTTAAACTGGACAAAGGTGGACCACGGAGTGCTCTTTTTAAGCTATGCAAGAGGTTGCAGTGGCCAATGCCAGAATTCGAATTTGTGGAACAAAGGTTCAG GACTCCTATTGTTCTGGACGGGGTAACCACAACGAACTTCAATAGCTTCGTGTCAACCATCACCTTGCACATACCTGATGTAACAGCCATTACACTTCAAGGCGAGCGGCGAACTGACAAAAAGAGTTCCCAGGATTCAGCATCGCTGATAATGCTCCACAAGCTTCAAGAGCTCAAGGTCTGTATATGCAAGACTTAG
- the LOC123181121 gene encoding endoribonuclease Dicer homolog 3b isoform X1 — MAMAMADDDGPIPPPPPPPPPRRPHRQLQPRRYQVEVFEAALQGNTIAVLDTGSGKTMVAVLLARHHVGRVRAGEVPRRIVVFLAPTVHLVHQQFEVIREYTDLDAAECYGASGVGDWSTDRWNKEVGSKEIAVMTPQILLDALRHAFVTMSAVSLLIFDECHRACGNHPYTRIMKEFYLGSQWRPAVFGMTASPVATKGTCTVQDCEAHIGQLELTLDAKVTSASSTSFTLNFIEPLEIASIPYMPFQVYIIKDRSELESFSPPATIVNKYYDAYSIDFEDLKSKLQILYEEYDALLASLQESSPNKFEDTNNILETSRKTLFRYHEKIFYGLNYLGPIITAEVVKIYNESIKTLGDSEDCLFSKASFSLHVAYFKEALDLVEEVLPHGYGELMKSESGSAELIKSGYISSKVDALINIFKSFGSSNEVLCLIFVERIMTAKAVERFMRGIVNFSSFSISYLTGGSTSKDSLSPAVQRYTLDLFRSGKVNLLFTTDVTEEGIDVPNCSCVIRFDLPRTVCSYVQSRGRARRSSSNYVLMIERGNMDQQEHIFRIIQTEYYIKHFALYRHRNPNVSSSEWPMQDKYAYHVDSTGATITADCCVDLIRKYCEKLPKDRYYIPKPSFAVAIEDGSYQCTLTLPPNAAFQRIVGPLCSTSNLAKQLVSLDACKKLHQLGELNDHLLPFTEEPIDIDVALRDGKFLSGPGTTKRKELHGTRNVLALSGSWIHESESVTLNAYRFDFLCDQEGENYAGFVLLMESALDDDVACSKMDLFLIPNKMVYTTVTPCGKVQLDKKQLRDGKLFQEFFFNGIFGRLFHGSRTSGVQREFLFRKGHEIQWSSQSMYLLLPLRHSPHIQQDLNIYWEAVESCTQAVEQLRNLYLEDENIRANFIQHRSIKEKDIIHLANKSLHFSSIKDSVVLSLHTGRIYSVLDLIYGTTAEDSFEEMYNGKASPFSSFVDYYREKYGIVIQHPKQPLLLLKQSHNAHNLLFSKSKYIDGSTGDPLLMEKEQIHARVPPELLIHIDVTIEVLKSFYLLPSVMHRLQSLMLASQLRRDIGYTQHIPSYLILEAITTLRCCETFSLERLELLGDSVLKYVIGCDLFLRYPMKHEGHLSDMRSNAVCNATLHKHGIWRSLQGYVRDSAFDPRRWVAPGQISLRPFPCNCRIETAFVPSNGRYISDDPSFVVGKPCDRAHRWMCSKAISDCVEALVGAYYVGGGIVGALWVMKWFGIEIKCDRKLVQEVKLNASYICYLPKISVIEELEAKLKYNFSVKGLLLEAITHPSLQELGADYCYQRLEFLGDSVLDLLITRYLYVTHTDVDPGELTDLRSALVSNENFAEVVLRNNIHSHLQHGSGILLEQITEYVRSNLECQGKVNKFLQHATCKVPKVLGDIMESIAGAIFVDTDFNVDVVWKIVEPLLSPMITPDNLVLPPYRELLELCSHLGYFINSKCSSKGEEVIIEMSVQLRDELLIAQGQDRNKKSAKSKAAARILADLKKRGLSMKQCSSKAKQLDIISSDQQYPLASLESPLDYCHVDANPSLGGLPSLKEAVVLRLKLDKGGPRSALFKLCKRLQWPMPEFEFVEQRFRTPIVLDGVTTTNFNSFVSTITLHIPDVTAITLQGERRTDKKSSQDSASLIMLHKLQELKVCICKT, encoded by the exons atggccatggccatggccgacGACGACGGCCCCAtccccccgcctccgccgccgccgccgcctcgccgcccccacAGGCAGCTCCAGCCGAGGAG GTACCAGGTGGAGGTGTTCGAGGCGGCGCTGCAGGGGAACACCATCGCGGTGCTCGACACCGGCTCCGGAAAGACCATGGTCGCCGTCCTGCTCGCGCGCCACCACGTGGGCCGCGTGCGCGCCGGGGAGGTGCCCCGCCGgatcgtcgtcttcctcgcgcccaCCGTGCACCTCGTCCACCAG CAATTCGAGGTGATTCGGGAGTACACGGACCTCGACGCCGCTGAGTGCTACGGAGCTTCGGGGGTCGGCGACTGGAGTACCGACCGCTGGAACAAGGAAGTTGGGAGCAAGGAG ATTGCTGTTATGACGCCCCAGATATTGTTGGATGCCCTGAGGCATGCCTTTGTAACAATGAGTGCAGTGAGCCTGCTAATATTTGATGAATGCCATCGTGCCTGTGGAAACCACCCATATACACGAATAATGAAG GAATTTTACCTTGGCTCTCAGTGGAGGCCAGCTGTATTTGGAATGACAGCATCTCCTGTTGCTACTAAAG GCACTTGCACGGTACAAGATTGTGAAGCACACATTGGTCAACTTGAACTTACATTGGATGCGAAGGTTACCTCAGCATCCTCAACTTCTTTCACTTTGAATTTCATTGAGCCTTTGGAAATAGCCTCCATACCTTACATGCCATTCCAGGTATATATCATAAAAGATCGTAGTGAACTTGAGAGCTTTTCCCCTCCTGCAACAATTGTGAACAAATACTATGATGCTTACTCGATTGATTTCGAAGATCTGAAATCGAAGCTCCAGATATTGTATGAAGAG TATGATGCTTTGTTGGCTAGTCTGCAAGAATCGTCACCAAATAAATTTGAAGACACGAATAACATATTAGAGACATCAAGAAAGACCTTGTTCAGATACCATGAGAAGATATTTTATGGCCTAAATTATCTTGGTCCAATCATCACCGCTGAG GTAGTGAAGATATATAATGAAAGCATTAAGACACTGGGTGATTCTGAAGATTGCCTCTTCTCGAAAGCTAGCTTCAGCCTGCATGTAGCTTATTTTAAAGAAGCTTTAGATTTAGTTGAGGAAGTATTGCCACATG GTTATGGTGAACTAATGAAATCAGAATCTGGTTCTGCGGAATTAATTAAAAGCGGGTATATTTCTTCAAAAGTGGATGCTCTAATCAACATTTTTAAATCATTTGG GTCATCAAACGAAGTGCTTTGCCTaatttttgtagaaagaattatgACAGCTAAAGCTGTTGAGAGGTTCATGAGAGGAATTGTTAATTTCTCTAGTTTTTCAATTTCTTACTTGACTGGAGGGAGTACATCAAAAGATTCTCTGAGCCCAGCAGTGCAGAGATATACTTTGGACTTGTTCCGATCTGGAAAG GTGAACTTGCTTTTCACCACAGATGTAACTGAAGAGGGTATTGATGTACCTAACTGTTCTTGTGTCATACGCTTCGACCTGCCCAGAACTGTTTGTAGCTACGTTCAATCTCGTGGTCGTGCCAGAAGGAGCAGCTCAAATTATGTTCTTATGATTGAGAG GGGAAACATGGATCAGCAGGAACACATATTCCGCATAATACAGACTGAGTACTATATTAAACACTTCGCTCTGTATAGGCACAGAAACCCCAATGTTTCATCCTCTGAGTGGCCTATGCAAGATAAGTATGCATACCATGTTGATTCAACAGGAGCAACTATAACTGCAGACTGCTGTGTTGATCTGATCCGTAAATATTGTGAGAAACTTCCTAAAGATAG GTATTACATTCCAAAGCCTTCCTTTGCGGTGGCTATCGAAGATGGATCATACCAATGCACCTTGACTTTGCCTCCAAATGCGGCGTTTCAAAGGATAGTTGGCCCTTTATGCAGTACAAGTAATTTAGCCAAGCAGCTTGTATCCCTAGATGCGTGCAAGAAATTGCATCAGCTAGGAGAACTCAATGATCATCTTCTACCCTTCACCGAAGAACCTATTGATATTGATGTTGCTTTAAGAGATGGGAAATTCCTTTCTGGACCAG GAACGACTAAAAGAAAGGAGCTCCATGGAACAAGAAATGTTCTTGCCCTGTCAGGATCGTGGATTCATGAAAGTGAAAGTGTCACATTGAATGCTTATAGATTCGATTTTCTTTGTGACCAAGAGGGTGAAAACTATGCTGGGTTTGTTCTCTTAATGGAATCAGCACTTGATGATGATGTAGCTTGTTCAAAAATGGATCTATTCCTGATCCCTAATAAAATGGTCTACACCACCGTAACTCCGTGTGGAAAAGTTCAACTGGACAAAAAACAG CTACGTGACGGGAAGTTGTTCCAAGAATTCTTTTTCAATGGAATATTTGGTAGATTATTTCATGGATCTCGAACAAGTGGAGTGCAAAGGGAATTTCTTTTCAGAAAAGGTCATGAAATACAATGGAGCTCACAGAGCATGTACTTACTTTTACCTTTGAGGCATTCACCACACATCCAGCAAGATTTAAACATATACTGGGAGGCAGTTGAATCCTGCACCCAGGCGGTGGAGCAGTTGAGAAATTTGTATCTGGAAGATGAAAATATCCGTGCAAATTTTATTCAACATAGAAGTATCAAGGAGAAAGACATTATTCATCTGGCCAACAAATCTCttcatttttctagcatcaaagaTTCAGTTGTGCTATCGCTTCATACTGGAAGGATATACTCTGTTCTTGACTTGATCTATGGCACAACTGCTGAAGACTCGTTTGAAGAGATGTATAATGGAAAAGCTTCACCGTTTTCTTCATTCGTGGACTACTACCGTGAAAA GTATGGTATTGTTATTCAACATCCAAAACAACCGTTGTTGCTGTTAAAGCAAAGCCACAATGCACACAATCTTCTTTTTTCAAAATCGAAGTACATAG ATGGTTCTACGGGCGATCCTTTGCTCATGGAAAAAGAGCAAATACACGCCCGGGTCCCACCTGAATTGTTAATCCACATTGATGTGACAATTGAAGTTCTCAAATCTTTTTATTTATTGCCTTCTGTAATGCATCGACTTCAGTCTCTCATGCTAGCCAGCCAGCTCCGCAGAGATATTGGTTACACTCAACATATACCAAGTTACCTG ATTTTGGAAGCTATCACAACTTTAAGGTGCTGCGAAACATTTTCCCTGGAGCGTTTAGAACTATTGGGAGACTCAGTACTAAAATATGTGATAGGATGTGACCTGTTTTTAAGGTATCCTATGAAACATGAAGGTCATCTTTCTGATATGAGATCAAATGCTGTCTGCAATGCTACACTTCATAAGCACGGAATCTGGCGATCCTTGCAG GGTTACGTGCGGGATAGTGCATTTGACCCACGGCGTTGGGTTGCTCCTGGGCAGATATCTTTGCGCCCTTTTCCTTGTAACTGCAGAATTGAGACTGCATTTGTTCCAAGTAATGGAAGGTATATCAGCGACGACCCATCTTTTGTCGTTGGAAAACCATGTGATAGAGCTCACAGATGGATGTGCTCGAAAGCAATATCTGATTGTGTTGAAGCCCTAGTTGGAGCATATTATGTCGGTGGTGGCATAGTTGGTGCACTTTGGGTTATGAAGTGGTTCGGTATTGAAATAAAATGTGATAGGAAGTTGGTACAGGAAGTAAAGCTCAATGCGTCTTATATATGCTACTTACCTAAAATAAGTGTTATTGAGGAGTTGGAAGCAAAACTGAAGTACAACTTCTCAGTCAAGGGCCTTCTACTGGAAGCCATAACTCATCCATCTCTGCAGGAATTAGGGGCTGACTACTGTTACCAG CGTTTGGAATTTCTGGGTGATTCTGTGCTGGATCTACTAATTACACGCTATCTGTATGTTACCCATACTGATGTTGATCCTGGAGAATTGACAGACCTACGTTCCGCTTTGGTTAGCAATGAGAATTTTGCAGAAGTAGTTTTAAGAAATAACATTCACAGTCATCTACAGCATGGGTCTGGAATACTTTTGGAGCAAATCACAGAATATGTTAGATCCAATTTGGAGTGCCAAGGGAAGGTTAATAAATTCCTTCAACATGCTACATGTAAAGTACCTAAG GTGCTTGGAGACATTATGGAAAGCATTGCCGGTGCAATATTTGTAGACACAGATTTTAATGTTGATGTGGTTTGGAAGATTGTTGAACCGTTGCTTTCCCCAATGATAACCCCTGATAATCTTGTATTGCCACCTTATCGGGAGTTGTTAGAGCTGTGTAGTCACCTTGGTTATTTCATAAATTCAAAATGCAGTAGTAAAGGAGAAGAAGTAATTATAGAGATGTCAGTGCAATTACGAGATGAACTGCTGATAGCGCAAGGACAAGACAGAAATAAGAAGAGTGCAAAGTCAAAAGCAGCAGCTCGTATATTGGCAGATCTGAAG AAAAGAGGCCTTTCAATGAAACAATGTTCTTCTAAAGCTAAGCAGTTGGATATTATATCTTCGGACCAGCAGTATCCTTTGGCAAGT TTGGAATCACCACTTGATTATTGTCACGTGGATGCCAATCCTAGCCTAGGAGGCCTTCCCTCACTGAAAGAAGCAG TTGTTCTTCGGCTTAAACTGGACAAAGGTGGACCACGGAGTGCTCTTTTTAAGCTATGCAAGAGGTTGCAGTGGCCAATGCCAGAATTCGAATTTGTGGAACAAAGGTTCAG GACTCCTATTGTTCTGGACGGGGTAACCACAACGAACTTCAATAGCTTCGTGTCAACCATCACCTTGCACATACCTGATGTAACAGCCATTACACTTCAAGGCGAGCGGCGAACTGACAAAAAGAGTTCCCAGGATTCAGCATCGCTGATAATGCTCCACAAGCTTCAAGAGCTCAAGGTCTGTATATGCAAGACTTAG